In Rosa chinensis cultivar Old Blush chromosome 1, RchiOBHm-V2, whole genome shotgun sequence, a genomic segment contains:
- the LOC121051012 gene encoding uncharacterized protein LOC121051012 produces the protein MVHLPIHLAQEALIGGPIHYRWMYPFERFMKDLKGYVKNRSNPEGCIAEKYLAEEMACFCSGYIKGAAKIGVQTRRNEDFEHETILEGRPRGEGKLKVFSSSMLEIAHRFVWTNSSEVDPWKELHREELKCSDTRLEQDENLLEQRHLSTFSGWLADKVKFGDSRDMSERVKWIACRPKADVVSHTGFIINGNLFQTEDSEKSTQNRGVFVEADTVCRASAKDNLQKMDRVSYYGVIRDIVLLDYRQFQVPLFDCYWANIGTGIKLEDGFTLVNFHKGQHQFDRDPFIFASQAKQVFYSRESDTSNWHVVLRAPPRAFLRMIVLMKVLTCQ, from the exons ATGGTTCACCTACCGATTCACCTTGCACAAGAAGCTCTAATTGGTGGCCCTATACATTATCGTTGGATGTACCCCTTCGAAAG gTTTATGAAGGACCTAAAAGGATATGTCAAAAATCGATCAAACCCTGAAGGATGCATTGCAGAAAAGTATTTGGCTGAAGAGATGGCATGTTTTTGTAGTGGATACATTAAAGGAGCAGCTAAAATAGGTGTTCAAACTAGACGCAATGAGGATTTTGAGCATGAAACAATACTAGAAGGGCGACCACGTGGTGAGGGGAAGCTAAAAGTGTTCAGTTCTTCCATGCTAGAGATTGCTCATCGATTTGTGTGGACAAATAGTTCAGAAGTTGATCCATGGAAAGA ACTACACAGGGAAGAACTAAAGTGTTCTGATACACGTCTTGAACAAGATGAAAACCTTCTTGAACAGAGACAtcttagtacttttagtggatGGTTAGCTGATAAGGTTAAATTTGGTGATTCTAGAGATATGTCAGAAAGGGTGAAATGGATTGCTTGTCGGCCAAAAGCAGATGTGGTATCACATACAGGCTTCATTATCAATGGAAATTTATTTCAGACTGAGGACAGTGAGAAGAGTACACAAAATCGTGGTGTTTTTGTTGAAGCAGACACTGTGTGTCGAGCAAGTGCAAAGGATAATTTACAAAAGATGGATAGAGTCTCCTACTATGGTGTTATAAGAGATATAGTTTTGCTAGACTATCGTCAATTTCAGGTCCCCTTATTTGATTGTTATTGGGCTAACATAGGGACCGGTATCAAATTGGAAGATGGTTTTACATTAGTGAACTTCCACAAGGGGCAGCATCAGTTTGATAGAGATCCATTTATTTTTGCTTCCCAAGCGAAACAGGTTTTTTATtcaagagagagtgacacaTCGAATTGGCATGTTGTACTCAGAGCACCACCAAGAGCTTTTTTGAGAATGATAGTGTTGATGAAAGTGCTTACATGCCAGTAG